In a genomic window of Sphingomonas koreensis:
- a CDS encoding serine hydrolase has translation MAIQDFTILQRALTLGGLGPALLIGAAVHSQDAPENLVPPSYRITMGVPPAPRPFPVSPAPAPLQSSIHALARNFGGVVGVSVRSLDAGWQIDANGTRRMPQQSVSKLWVAMTVLDARDRGRLTLDDPVTLTRENLTVFHQPIAALVVKNGVYRTTVRELLLRAMQQSDNTANDRLLNLVGGPEAVRAMIRDKGLGDIRFGPGERLLQARTAGLPWKPEYSMGRSFQQARAALAPNVRRAAFDAYVADPIDGAAPAAIALALARLKAGEILSPSSTRWLMTVMEASRTGKYRLRGAVPPGWSFGHKTGTGQDLAGRTAGYNDVGILTAPDGKAYSIAVMIGDTPRPIKERQELMQGVVAAVVAQHR, from the coding sequence TTGGCAATTCAGGATTTCACGATTCTTCAACGGGCGTTGACATTGGGCGGGCTTGGCCCCGCGCTGCTGATCGGCGCTGCGGTCCACTCCCAGGACGCGCCGGAGAACCTCGTACCCCCCAGCTATCGCATCACGATGGGCGTGCCGCCTGCGCCGCGGCCTTTCCCCGTATCGCCTGCGCCCGCGCCGCTTCAATCCAGCATCCATGCACTCGCCCGCAATTTCGGCGGCGTGGTCGGCGTGTCGGTGCGCAGCCTCGACGCAGGCTGGCAGATCGATGCCAATGGCACGCGCCGCATGCCGCAACAGAGCGTGAGCAAGCTTTGGGTCGCGATGACCGTACTCGACGCGCGCGATCGCGGACGGCTGACGCTCGACGATCCGGTCACGCTGACGCGCGAGAATCTCACCGTCTTCCATCAGCCGATCGCAGCGCTGGTGGTCAAGAACGGCGTTTATCGGACCACGGTGCGCGAACTGCTGTTGCGCGCGATGCAGCAGAGCGACAACACCGCGAACGACCGGCTGCTCAACCTGGTCGGCGGCCCGGAGGCGGTTCGCGCGATGATCCGCGACAAGGGGCTTGGCGACATCCGCTTCGGCCCTGGCGAACGGCTGTTGCAGGCGCGGACCGCGGGGCTGCCCTGGAAGCCCGAATATTCGATGGGCCGCTCCTTCCAGCAGGCGCGCGCCGCGCTGGCGCCGAATGTGCGCCGTGCCGCGTTCGACGCCTATGTCGCCGATCCGATCGACGGCGCGGCGCCCGCCGCGATCGCGCTGGCGCTGGCGCGGCTCAAGGCGGGAGAAATCCTGTCGCCGTCGTCGACCCGGTGGCTGATGACGGTCATGGAAGCCTCGCGCACCGGCAAGTACCGGCTGCGCGGCGCCGTACCGCCGGGCTGGAGTTTCGGTCACAAGACCGGCACCGGCCAGGATCTGGCGGGGCGCACCGCAGGCTATAACGATGTCGGCATCCTCACCGCACCGGACGGCAAGGCCTATTCGATCGCGGTGATGATCGG